The window AGTCTCCTCCCCACCCTCGAGCGCGTGTTCTGAAGAGCTGCACACGCATGTTCACCGGGAGACAGAGACCAGGGTGGCCACGACGGCCCCATGGCAGCAGCCCGTCAGCAGTGGACGGACAGCAGCAAGACCGAGGGCTGTGGGTTGCCTGGCACGGATGATTCTGGAATGGGACACTGAGTCCACAGAGGCAGGCCCTTGGGAGGACGTGCTGTGCTGTCTGCACAGAGCCAAGAACAGGCCGTGCCAGCGGGCAGCAAAGGCTGTGAGCTGAGGGACGCTGGCATTCACAGGCTGTGCACTTGTGTAAATTGTAATCGTCGGCAGAAGAAACAAGGTGGATATCTTGGACTGAGTTAAAGTTAAGAATGTGTGTTCATCAAAAGATGGAAAGAGCAAAAAGGCAAGATCAGAGTGAGAAGATTTTTGTAAGACATGGAACTAACAACAGGCTTATATCCAGAATAGTAAAGAGCTCGTACGGATCAACGAGAGAGAGGTGACCCAGTGGAAAAAAATACGCAAGAGATTTGAATGAGCTGCTCCAAAGTAGCAGCCAGCAAAGAGCAGTGAGTGGAAGGTTCTCAGCCTCAGCAGTCAACAGGGAGGTGCAGGTTAGCACGGACGTTGACCACTGTGCCCCTGACGGGGACGGCAGAGCTGTGCTGCTGTACAGTGCCGTCTCCTGCCACTGTGTGTCGGCACACTCTGTGGAAAACTGCCTGGCAGTGTCTACGCGAGTTCAGCGTGGACACCCTGTGGCCAGCAGCTTCACACAGAAATGCACACATGTGCCAAAGATTCACGGGCAGGGTTTTCACCGCAGCTCTGTGGCAGCTGAAACAAGTACCTGCGGCGTGACAGGTCAGCCGGGGTCCATCCTCACAGTGGGCTCCTGTGCCACGGTGGGAGCACGTGGACCCCTGCCAAGAGCCGTGTGCCTAGGCTCGTGGCCTCATGCTGAATGGGGCTGCCTTATGTGGTTCTGTAACGGTCAGGGATGGGCAGAAGTCACTTCTTGGTGTGGGAAGTTGGGATCAGGGCAGATGGAGTGGAGGGCGGTGGGAGGGAGTGTTCTGGAGGCAGCTGGTCGGCTCCAGAGCATGGTGCCCGCTGGGAAGGGCTTTCAGGGTGGTCGGCCCGTGGCTCCTTTTCTTGCTGTCATCTCCAGGTTCCATCTTGTGAGCGGTGGTGGTGAATCAGGCCTGGCCTGCCCATCCCAGGGTCTCCGTTCTCTGGCTGCTCTGCACAGAGCCATCCCGCTGTGTCATGGCAGGGTCCTTGGGGAGAAACATCGTCTCATCTCTTGTCGAGTCTGTGCTGACTTGGGGCTTTATTCCTCAAAACGAGACATGGACACTCGCTTCCTCTGCCCCTGTCCTCCCTCCTACCCTGAGGCCACACTAGTTTTAATGAAAGCTCTTGGTGGGGTCCCTGGCCCCTGCAAGGTGGCCCCAGAGTTAGCGGGGAGGGAGCGGCTGAGTTGAGGCATCGCGGGGGGTGTGCATCACCCTGTAAGACAGTTGCACCAAAAAAGGCACTTCCTTTCTTGTTTGTGGTCCAGGTAAATTTGAACCGCCGCTGTTTCACCCGAATGTGTATCCTTCAGGCACGGTGTGCCTGTCCATCCTGGAAGAGGACAAGGACTGGAGGCCGGCCATCACGATCAAACAGGTAGGCGCCGCCGGGCAGCGACCTCACGGCTGTTGTCAGGAGCCGGGCACAGGCTGAGCGGAAGGCTGCCATTCAGCCTTGAGGCTGCTGTCTCCCCGCCTGTGATGTCTTGTCTTGTTTTTGTCTCTTGCCCAGATCTTATTAGGAATACAGGAACTTCTAAATGAACCAAATATCCAGGATCCGGCTCAAGCAGAGGCATACACAATTTACTGGTTAGTAAGTCCCGTCCCCCTGCTCTGCTTGCCTGTCGCCTCCTTTGTGGGCTGTATGCCCTCCCCTTGGCCTGTCGGGAGGGCATGGGGCCCAAGGCCGCATTGCTTGGTGTCTCCCCAGCAGTGAGGGGGTTCTGGGGGAGCCCATGGAAGGTGGTCTGAGGTGTCTGAAGAAGAGGCGGTGCTGAGGCCCGGCAGGTCCCCAGGCAGCAGGAGCTGCCAGTGCGAAGGGCCTCTGGTGACCGGGGACCTGTGGATGTGGGTGGAGGGAGAGTGGCAGAGGTCAGGTGCCCGGGCCTCAAGGCTGCGTTGTCCCTGATGAGCCTTGTGCCTTGGGAAGCCTGGTCTAGTTGGAGGGAAAGGCCCCCTTGCTGAGGGCAGCTCCGAGTCCTGGGGGTCCCACACTTCCTCGCCTCTCCCTGTCCCCCAGTGCCCCTTTTCCTGACCCCGCTGGGCATGGCGCCACTGCCTGGTGCGATTCTCTGTCCGCTGCGGACTGATAGGGCGTGGTCGGAGGGGTCAGGCAACCTGCTCAGGGTCCCCTGGTGACGGTCGTCACCACACGCAGTGCTTCTGTGGGTGCTGCTCAGCTCAAGGAGTTCCATGTCTTATCTGTGCTGGCGCAGCGGCCTGGCATGAGTTGCTCCTGGTGGCCGAGGGCAGCCGGACGCCCAGGTGGGAAGGCCCCACACTGCAGACGGGAGTCTAAACGTGCAGCCCAGAGTAGAGGAGGTGGGGCCTGGCTCTAATCCCCGGGGCCTGTTCTGTGGCGTGGGTGTGGCCTTGAAGCTCCTCTTGCCGTGAGCCATGGCTGCCCCAAAACCCCTGTCCACACCGGGCTTGGTAAACAGCTGCCCCAGGACGGAGCTGGCTGCTGCCTTTGTGTGAATAAAGCTTTATTGGCACACTGTGCACCACACGGCAGAGCTGCGGGGTCACCTGGATACCACGTGGCTGCGGAGCCTGGAGGGTTTACTCTGGGCCTTGAGAGCAAATGCTGGGCAGCCCGGGTCTGTGTCACAGCGGGCGGAGCCCGATTTGTTCCAGTTTGTGGCGTTTGCTGCTGGCTTGTGCTCGTTTTTACCGGTGCACTTGTAGCGGCGCGGGCCGTCCAGGAGTGGCCGCACTCTCCTGTGGCCCTCTCGGGTGGCAGGGTCCTGCCTAAACACCATGTTTCTCGCTGGCTTTccctaggaattttttttttcatgaacaaaataattttctcctaAAAAAATACCTACTTCAAAAGCACCTCTCGTGAGGCTTGTTTGAAGGCTCtggctccctctccctctcaCGCTTCCTGGCAGCTCCTGCCTGGTCAGAGGGCCCTGCTCCCCCAGCGCCTCCCTGAGCAGCATGTGCCTGCCCGGGGTTAGGAGCACAGGACCTGGTGCCCTTGGAACCTTCCCTCAGAGTCGAGGGGTGCCAGGGACAGTGGGGACCCACCCCGGCCTCACCCCGAAGCTGGTGCTCTGGGCCATGGTGGGGCAGAGGCGGATGGCGCACCCCGGGAGCTCGCCACGTGGAGCCAGGGCCGCCTCTGCTTCCTTCCCGGGGCCGTCGGCGGGAAGCCCTGGCCCCATGTCCTCCGCGGGCAAGTTGCCACAGCAGCCCCTGCCCCGTGCGGTCCTCAGTCTGCCCCGAGCCTGGGCTGTGCTTCTGCCCCACAGTTGCGGCCGCAGCCCCACTCCCGGAGCCTCCCAGCCGGTGCAGGGGCTCCCCCAGACCTCATGGCAAGGGCTGCCTCACGCCCCATTGCCCTGGAGCTGAGAGCCAGGCAGACGTGCATCTGTTTTCAAAAAGGAGCGGAGAAGAGGGTTTAGCAAGctgtatttccccttcagtatCATAAATGCTGTTAGGAACtcgaaaaagaagagaaaaccacTGATGACTAGTGAAGACGTCAGCTTTCCATGTAGGCCACCAGTGGGGTCCTGGGGCCTTAGCTGGGGCTGCCcccccccagcacacacacacacacacacacaggggctgcccccccagcacacacacacacacattggggCTGCCCCCCCCcagcgcgcacacacacacacacacacacactggggcTGCcctcccagcacacacacacacacacacactggggcTGCCCTCCcagcacgcgcacacacacacacacactcactgggGCTGcccccccagcacacacacacacttgcccGAGCAGGCAAGGCGGCCGTGCCACCGGGCACCTCCCCTTCCCGGCCTTCCCCGCCAGCCTGGGTCCTCCCCGTGGCCCTCCTGCTCCTCACTTCTCTGTTGACAGGCCCTGCTCTGCTGTCACTCCACGGTGGTCCCCACGCCCCAGCCCACCTCCCGTGGTCCCAGGCAGCAAGTGACCTCCGGGCATGGTCCCCGGCCGGGCAGGGCCCAGCTGCCCCCTCGCGGTTTCTGACGTGTCTTTCTCTTCTTGCCTCCTCAGCCAAAACAGAGTGGAGTACGAGAAAAGGGTTCGAGCACAAGCCAAGAAGTTTGCGCCCTCATAAACAGCGACCTGGTGGCATCGTCACAAGGAAGGGATTGGTTTGGCAAGAACTTGTTTacaacatttttgcaaatctaaaGTTGCTCTGTACAATTACTAGTCccctggggggggggcggtgcgCCCCATTTCCGCCGCTGGTAGACAGCTCTCGGTTCGCTGACTTGCCCGGTTTTTCATACAGGGTCTCTTCCTTCAGTCTTTTGTATTGTTGATTGTTATGTAAAAcctgcttttattttaatattgatgTCAGTATTTCAACTGCtgtaaaattataaacttttataCTTGGATAAACCCCCGAGGAGCTAGTTTCCTCTGCTCTCGGATGCAGGCATGCTTCACGACGTTAGCGCTGCCCTTCGCCTCTCGCTGGCTGTGTGGAAatcaccctccctcccccacactCGTTTTCTCTCTCGCAGAGCCTAGGTTGTGTCGCTTACGAGCCTCAGAGCCAAAGCCAGCCAGCCCCTCGTTTCTGCAGCCCTTCCTTTGTGTTTCTCTGGCGTTTTGTCTGTGTTGCTGTTTAGAGTAAATAAACTGTTTATATAAAGGTTTTGTTGCATTATCATCATTAAATGAGTGCAAGCAGGAGGCTGCTGGCCCATCCAGCCCTCCGGCCACTCAGGGCAGGACTGCAGGCCTGTCAGGTTCCCACACGCCCCTGTGGCCCCAGCCTCTGCCTGCGGGCAGGGGCCCGGCAACCCCGAGTCCATCTCTCGGCTTCGGgaggagcccaggccctgggtggcACTCTCGTTCGGGTTCTTTGTGAACAGCATTCTGTATGGAAACGGTGCGTGTCCCCGCTACTGTCCCCTCCACCCTGGTCTGTGGGCTGCAGAGGGCTGGCGGAGTTCAGCTCTGGGGAGAGCAAATTGGGGTCAGGGCCCTCAGGCACGCGGGTTGGAAGTTGGTGAGGGTACTGCCCTGGGCTGCGAGGCAGGGCCACGGCCCTCCTGCTGCCGGAACCGGTTAGAGCCGACCCAGTGCAGACCCCTTTCCTGGGGCTGGTGGCCCACGATGCTGGAGGCCTGGCTCTCCCACCTCCTCGGTGGGTTTTCAGAGGGCTTCTGGCACTAGAGCCCCCTTGCTGGGGCAGCCCAGCTCTTCTGAAGTGGGTGAGGGGCTGAGGCTCCTCCCTGGTTCTGCTTGGCGGCTGCCCCCGCCCCTCTGCAGCCTGCCGAGCCCTCCAGGCAGTCTGGTGACTGGTGCCCCCGTTCAGCCGCTCTCTGGGTGCCCGGGGCTCACGGCCCCAGCCTGTGCTGCCCAAGCTGGTGTCCTGTCGGCCACCTGGGACCACTCTGAGCCCAGGCGTTGTGCTGGACGCTGGGGATGCCCCCAAGAGCCCTTCAGGCCACAGGCTGCGAGTTCTTTCTGGATCCTGCAGCTTTTTGAAACCAGCCCTTGCCATTCCCATTCAAAAGGCTGCTGTGGCCAAGTGGCTCTGTCGGGAAAGGGTTAGGTTAGTAGCCTCGGGGCCACCCTGAGCCCCGGTTTGGCAGCAGGGGTACCGGATGGAGCCGGGAAGTGGCAGAGGGTGGTGAAGGCCCAAGGAGCCACACATCCCTCCCGGCCCTGGCTCCCGGTGTCGTGAAATGGCATGCACATGCAGAGTTGTTCTCGGGCCTGGGGGTCAGCACCCACGGAAAGAGCCAGGAACCCCGGGCTCGCTGCCCCAGCTCTGGAGGACCTTTGCTTGCTGGAACTTGGGTCCCCTGTGGCTCAGGGGCCAGGACCAAGGTGGGCAGGAGGGAAGCTGGGTGAATCCCAGAGGAGCAGCCTGGGCAAGTAGGGTCTGCATCAGGCTCCTAGGAACACTGGGCAGGCGCAAGTCTTGGTTTGGGAGATGACTGTGTGTCCAGTGAGAAGCAGGGGCGTGAGGAGCGGGGCAGGCGCTGCCCCCAGGGGCCCATGAGGCGTGGGCTGGGCTCCCTCGCACTGCTCGGGGAACTAAGTGTGAGTGGGTGGCTTTAGAGGTGGCTTCCAAAGACCCCTAGAGCTGATACCCCATCTGGTGGCTTCTGAGGAATGAGTGCCTTGCCTGCTTGCTTAGCTGCCTATTTAGCACATCGCTGAGCTCGCAGGCTCATGTTCGCAATGGGCTTGTAACATGGGACCTTCCCGTGGGTAATTGAGCCAGAGCGTCATTTTCATAGCCCACCGCAGAACGTCTTTTGTAACGACTGAACTCCTTTAGTAACAGTTCCACATGTATATGGTTAATATACACGGAAACCTGACGTTTAATagttaaaatgttctaaagtaCTTGGTGTTCCAGTGAGCTGCAGTGACCTGCGCTAATGACGCTTTCCTTTTGTACCACGGTCCTTGGTCGTGAGCCTTGTCACGTGAGCGCTGCACACTCTGATCTCCCTGTTGTGACGGACGGGAAGGGAGGGTCCTGCATGAGGGTCTCACGATTAGTAAGGAATTGTGGGCTGTAGATTAACCCTGTATCCAAgaacttcaaattaaaaaatttccagAAGCTGTTGTCTGTAAGGCGTGTCCttttcctgccctgcccctggtgggctgtggggtgggggttgccCGGCCTCGGACCCTCAGTGGCCCTCGAGGCCCGTGGGGCATGGGGTGGTGTCCCCTCGGACCAAGGCTGAATGTCCCCGCTGTCCCCTTCTCGGAGCTGGGTGCCAGGGCTGTCCCCTGTCCATCCTGTGCAGCTGGAGACCTGGGGCTGCTCCCACACGACATGTGTCCGGGGCCGGCCGCTGCCTTGCCTTGGGGGCAGCTCCAGGAGCCGTGGGTGCCGTCCGCCCGTGGGCACAGGGAGAGCCTGCGAGGGGGTGCCCAGGGGAGCTCGCAGTGGGCGTGGTGGGTCCGCATCTGTGGTCCCCAGACCCCCGCCCAGAAGGCCTGCAGAGGCAGCGCAGGGCCCCGGC of the Choloepus didactylus isolate mChoDid1 chromosome 21, mChoDid1.pri, whole genome shotgun sequence genome contains:
- the UBE2I gene encoding SUMO-conjugating enzyme UBC9, which codes for MSGIALSRLAQERKAWRKDHPFGFVAVPTKNPDGTMNLMNWECAIPGKKGTPWEGGLFKLRMLFKDDYPSSPPKCKFEPPLFHPNVYPSGTVCLSILEEDKDWRPAITIKQILLGIQELLNEPNIQDPAQAEAYTIYCQNRVEYEKRVRAQAKKFAPS